From the genome of Mycobacterium sp. 050128, one region includes:
- the rpsA gene encoding 30S ribosomal protein S1, producing the protein MPSPAVTSPQVAVNDIGSSEDFLAAIDKTIKYFNDGDIVEGTIVKVDRDEVLLDIGYKTEGVIPARELSIKHDVDPNEVVTVGDEVEALVLTKEDKEGRLILSKKRAQYERAWGTIEALKEKDEAVKGTVIEVVKGGLILDIGLRGFLPASLVEMRRVRDLQPYIGKEIEAKIIELDKNRNNVVLSRRAWLEQTQSEVRSEFLNQLQKGTIRKGVVSSIVNFGAFVDLGGVDGLVHVSELSWKHIDHPSEVVQVGDEVTVEVLDVDMDRERVSLSLKATQEDPWRHFARTHAIGQIVPGKVTKLVPFGAFVRVEEGIEGLVHISELAERHVEVPDQVVAVGDDAMVKVIDIDLERRRISLSLKQANEDYTDEFDPAKYGMADSYDEQGNYIFPEGFDSETNEWMEGFDTQRNEWEARYAEAERRHKMHTAQMEKFAAAEAAGHTDSDHTPGNGASSPKEAGGSLASDAQLAALREKLAGNA; encoded by the coding sequence ATGCCGAGTCCCGCCGTCACCTCGCCGCAAGTAGCCGTCAACGACATTGGCTCGAGCGAGGACTTTCTCGCCGCAATAGACAAAACGATCAAGTATTTCAACGATGGCGACATCGTCGAAGGCACGATCGTCAAAGTGGACCGGGACGAGGTGCTCCTCGATATCGGCTACAAGACCGAAGGGGTCATCCCCGCCCGCGAACTCTCCATCAAGCACGATGTCGACCCCAACGAGGTCGTTACCGTCGGTGATGAGGTCGAGGCCCTTGTTCTCACCAAAGAGGACAAAGAAGGGCGTCTGATCCTGTCCAAGAAGCGCGCACAGTACGAGCGCGCCTGGGGCACCATCGAAGCGCTCAAGGAGAAGGACGAGGCCGTCAAGGGCACCGTCATCGAGGTCGTCAAGGGCGGCCTGATCCTCGACATCGGGCTGCGCGGCTTCCTGCCCGCCTCGCTGGTTGAGATGCGCCGGGTGCGCGATCTGCAGCCCTACATCGGCAAGGAGATCGAAGCCAAGATCATCGAGCTGGACAAGAACCGCAACAACGTGGTTCTGTCGCGGCGCGCCTGGCTGGAGCAGACCCAGTCCGAAGTGCGCAGCGAGTTCCTCAACCAGCTGCAGAAGGGCACCATCCGCAAGGGTGTGGTGTCCTCGATCGTCAACTTCGGCGCGTTCGTCGATCTCGGCGGTGTCGACGGTCTGGTGCACGTTTCCGAATTGTCTTGGAAGCACATCGATCACCCGTCCGAGGTGGTCCAGGTTGGCGACGAGGTCACCGTCGAGGTGCTCGACGTCGACATGGATCGCGAGCGGGTCTCGTTGTCGCTCAAGGCGACTCAGGAAGACCCGTGGCGCCACTTCGCCCGCACCCACGCCATCGGTCAGATCGTTCCCGGCAAGGTCACCAAGCTGGTGCCGTTCGGCGCGTTCGTGCGTGTCGAGGAGGGCATCGAGGGTCTGGTGCACATCTCGGAGCTGGCCGAGCGCCACGTCGAGGTGCCCGACCAGGTGGTCGCCGTCGGCGACGACGCGATGGTCAAGGTCATCGACATCGACCTGGAGCGTCGCCGGATCTCGTTGTCGCTCAAGCAGGCCAACGAGGACTACACCGACGAGTTCGACCCCGCCAAGTACGGCATGGCCGACAGCTACGACGAGCAGGGCAACTACATCTTCCCCGAGGGCTTCGACTCCGAAACCAACGAGTGGATGGAAGGTTTCGACACTCAGCGCAACGAGTGGGAGGCCCGCTACGCCGAGGCCGAGCGCCGGCACAAGATGCACACCGCGCAGATGGAGAAGTTCGCCGCTGCCGAAGCCGCCGGGCACACCGACAGCGATCACACGCCGGGCAACGGTGCGTCCTCGCCGAAAGAGGCGGGCGGCTCGCTCGCCAGCGACGCTCAACTGGCCGCGCTGCGCGAAAAGCTCGCCGGCAACGCCTAA
- a CDS encoding DMT family transporter, giving the protein MNAAWIIPFIVLGGALQTCGAAMNGQLYKHIINPWLASAISFAVITVFFVAAFLLMPKPLPTARDVASMPWWAVIGGLVGAVQVYAGLTLVNRVGAGTFMAFTVTSALVMSLVLDHFGWLRLDPHPITLLRALGGVLMVCGVVLIAKF; this is encoded by the coding sequence ATGAACGCCGCCTGGATCATCCCGTTCATCGTCCTGGGTGGTGCGCTTCAGACGTGCGGAGCCGCCATGAATGGCCAGCTTTACAAGCACATCATCAACCCGTGGCTCGCGTCCGCGATTTCGTTCGCGGTCATCACCGTTTTCTTCGTCGCCGCGTTCCTGTTGATGCCGAAACCGCTGCCCACCGCCCGCGACGTCGCGTCGATGCCGTGGTGGGCCGTGATCGGTGGCCTGGTCGGAGCGGTCCAGGTCTACGCCGGCCTCACGCTGGTCAACCGGGTCGGAGCCGGCACCTTCATGGCTTTCACGGTCACATCAGCGCTGGTCATGTCGTTGGTTCTCGACCACTTTGGCTGGTTACGGCTGGATCCTCATCCGATCACGCTGCTGCGGGCCCTGGGCGGCGTGCTCATGGTGTGCGGAGTCGTGCTGATCGCCAAGTTCTGA
- the polA gene encoding DNA polymerase I, which produces MPRVRAVPVATTIPSQEQTKPTLMLLDGNSLAFRAFYALPAENFKTRGGLTTNAVYGFTAMLINLLRDEAPTHIAAAFDVSRQTFRLERYPEYKAGRSETPDEFRGQIDITKEVLGALGITVLAEPGFEADDLIATLATQAENEGYRVLVVTGDRDSLQLVSDDVTVLYPRKGVSELTRFTPEAVVEKYGLTPAQYPDFAALRGDPSDNLPGIPGVGEKTASKWIVEYGSLQGLVDNVDSVRGKVGDALRAHLANVIRNRELTDLVKDVPLAQTPDTLRMLPWDRDQIHRLFDDLEFRVLRDRLFETLASVDPEVDEGFDVRGGALEAGQLAVWLAEHSSGKRFGLAVVGTHLAYDADATALAIVSADGEGRYIDTSTLDPDDEAALASWLADPGPPKALHEAKLAMHDLAGRGWTLAGVTSDTALAAYLVRPGQRSFALDDLSLRYLRRELRAETAEQQQLSLLDDSDGVDDQAVQTLILRAVAVLDLADALDEELARINSTSLLGGMELPVQRVLADLEHVGIAVDLPKLSELQSDFAAQIRDAAEAAYAVIGKQINLGSPKQLQTVLFDELGMPKTKRTKTGYTTDADALQSLFDKTGHPFLQHLLAHRDATRLKVTVDGLLNSVASDGRIHTTFNQTIAATGRLSSTEPNLQNIPIRTEAGRRIRDAFVVGSGESGAYAELMTADYSQIEMRIMAHLSQDAGLIEAFNTGEDLHSFVASRAFGVPIEEVTAELRRRVKAMSYGLAYGLSAYGLAAQLKISTEEAKEQMDQYFARFGGIRDYLRNVVEQARKDGYTSTVFGRRRYLPELDSSNRNVREAAERAALNAPIQGSAADIIKMAMIEVDKAIKDAGLKSRMLLQVHDELLFEIAPGERAQVEELARDKMGSAYPLDVPLEVSVGYGRSWDSAAH; this is translated from the coding sequence ATGCCTAGAGTGAGAGCCGTGCCCGTCGCGACCACAATTCCCAGCCAGGAACAGACCAAGCCGACACTGATGTTGCTGGACGGCAATTCGCTGGCCTTCCGGGCGTTCTACGCGCTGCCCGCGGAGAACTTCAAGACCCGCGGCGGCCTAACCACCAACGCGGTCTACGGCTTCACCGCCATGCTGATCAACCTGCTGCGCGACGAGGCCCCGACGCACATCGCCGCGGCGTTCGACGTCTCGCGCCAGACGTTCCGGCTGGAGCGCTACCCCGAGTACAAGGCCGGCCGATCGGAGACGCCCGACGAGTTCCGCGGCCAGATCGACATCACCAAGGAAGTGCTGGGCGCGCTGGGCATCACGGTGCTCGCCGAGCCCGGATTCGAAGCCGACGACCTGATCGCGACACTGGCCACCCAGGCCGAGAACGAGGGCTACCGGGTCCTGGTGGTCACCGGCGACCGTGATTCGTTGCAGCTGGTCAGCGACGACGTCACGGTGCTCTACCCGCGCAAGGGCGTCAGCGAACTCACCCGCTTCACCCCGGAGGCGGTCGTCGAGAAGTACGGGCTGACGCCCGCGCAGTACCCCGACTTCGCCGCGCTGCGTGGCGATCCCAGCGACAACCTGCCCGGCATTCCCGGCGTGGGGGAGAAGACCGCGTCCAAGTGGATCGTCGAGTACGGGTCGCTGCAGGGTCTGGTCGACAACGTCGACTCGGTGCGCGGCAAGGTCGGCGACGCGCTGCGGGCTCACCTGGCCAACGTCATCCGCAACCGCGAGCTCACCGACCTCGTCAAAGACGTGCCTCTGGCGCAAACCCCGGACACGCTGCGGATGCTGCCGTGGGATCGCGACCAGATTCACCGGCTCTTCGACGACCTCGAGTTCCGGGTGCTGCGCGACCGGCTGTTCGAAACCCTGGCCTCGGTGGACCCCGAAGTGGACGAGGGATTCGACGTGCGCGGCGGCGCGCTGGAGGCCGGTCAGCTGGCCGTGTGGCTGGCCGAACACAGCTCCGGCAAGCGATTCGGCCTGGCCGTCGTCGGCACCCACCTGGCCTACGACGCCGACGCCACCGCGCTGGCCATCGTGTCCGCCGACGGCGAGGGCCGCTATATCGACACCTCGACGCTGGATCCCGACGACGAGGCGGCGCTGGCATCCTGGCTGGCCGACCCCGGCCCGCCCAAGGCGCTGCACGAAGCCAAGCTGGCGATGCACGACCTCGCCGGGCGGGGCTGGACGCTGGCCGGCGTCACCTCCGACACCGCGCTGGCGGCCTACCTGGTGCGCCCCGGGCAGCGCAGCTTCGCTCTCGACGACCTTTCGCTGCGCTACCTGCGCCGCGAACTGCGCGCCGAAACCGCAGAGCAGCAACAGCTTTCGCTTCTCGACGATTCCGACGGGGTGGACGACCAGGCGGTGCAGACGCTGATCCTGCGCGCCGTGGCGGTGCTGGACCTGGCCGACGCGTTGGACGAGGAGCTGGCCCGGATCAACTCCACGTCGCTGCTGGGCGGTATGGAGCTGCCGGTGCAGCGGGTGCTCGCGGACCTGGAACATGTCGGCATCGCGGTCGATCTGCCGAAACTGTCGGAGCTGCAAAGCGATTTCGCGGCCCAGATCCGCGACGCGGCCGAGGCGGCCTACGCGGTGATCGGCAAGCAGATCAACCTGGGCTCGCCAAAACAGTTGCAGACGGTGCTATTCGACGAGCTGGGCATGCCGAAGACCAAGCGCACCAAGACCGGCTACACCACCGACGCGGACGCCCTGCAGTCGCTGTTCGACAAGACCGGCCATCCTTTCCTGCAGCATCTGCTGGCCCACCGTGACGCCACCCGGCTCAAGGTCACCGTCGACGGGCTGCTGAATTCGGTGGCCTCCGACGGGCGTATCCACACCACGTTCAACCAGACCATTGCCGCGACGGGCCGATTGTCGTCGACCGAACCGAATCTGCAGAACATTCCGATCCGCACCGAGGCGGGTCGGCGCATCCGCGACGCGTTCGTGGTCGGCTCGGGCGAATCGGGGGCCTACGCCGAGTTGATGACCGCCGACTACAGCCAGATCGAGATGCGGATCATGGCGCATCTGTCCCAGGACGCAGGCCTGATCGAGGCGTTCAACACCGGCGAAGACCTGCACTCATTCGTCGCCTCTCGGGCCTTCGGGGTGCCGATCGAGGAGGTCACCGCCGAGCTGCGCCGCCGGGTCAAGGCGATGTCCTACGGGTTGGCCTACGGACTGAGCGCCTACGGATTGGCCGCCCAGCTCAAGATCTCCACCGAAGAAGCCAAAGAGCAGATGGACCAGTACTTCGCCCGATTCGGCGGCATCCGCGATTACCTGCGCAACGTCGTCGAACAGGCCCGCAAGGACGGCTACACCTCCACGGTGTTCGGCCGCCGGCGCTACCTGCCCGAGCTGGACAGCAGCAACCGCAACGTGCGCGAGGCCGCCGAACGGGCGGCGCTCAACGCGCCGATTCAGGGCAGCGCGGCCGACATCATCAAGATGGCGATGATCGAGGTCGACAAGGCGATCAAAGATGCCGGGCTTAAATCCCGGATGTTGTTGCAGGTACACGACGAGTTGCTGTTCGAAATCGCGCCCGGCGAGCGCGCACAGGTCGAGGAGCTGGCGCGCGACAAGATGGGCTCCGCCTACCCGCTGGACGTGCCGCTCGAGGTTTCCGTCGGCTATGGCCGCTCCTGGGACTCGGCGGCACACTAA
- a CDS encoding Zn-ribbon domain-containing OB-fold protein — MPEVTSQEPAIDGWFATDDAGKPHLIGSKCPACGTYVFPPRENNCPNPACASDTLELVALSTRGTLWSYTENRYPPPAPYPAADPFEPFAIAAVELADEGIIVLGKVVEGTLAADLKVGMQMELTTMPLFTDDDGVERIVHAWKVASDGDDKQSSAIGKSGEEQRI; from the coding sequence GTGCCAGAGGTCACCAGTCAAGAACCCGCGATCGACGGATGGTTCGCCACCGATGACGCCGGAAAGCCCCATCTGATCGGCAGCAAGTGCCCCGCGTGCGGCACCTACGTATTCCCGCCACGGGAGAACAACTGCCCGAACCCGGCATGCGCCAGCGACACCCTGGAGCTCGTCGCGTTGTCGACCCGGGGAACGCTGTGGAGCTACACCGAAAACCGCTATCCCCCGCCCGCGCCCTACCCCGCGGCGGATCCGTTCGAGCCGTTCGCGATCGCGGCGGTGGAACTGGCCGACGAGGGCATCATCGTGCTGGGGAAGGTCGTCGAGGGCACGCTGGCCGCCGACCTGAAGGTCGGCATGCAGATGGAACTGACCACCATGCCGCTGTTCACCGACGACGACGGTGTCGAGCGCATTGTGCACGCCTGGAAGGTAGCCTCCGACGGCGACGATAAACAGAGCAGTGCGATCGGAAAAAGCGGCGAGGAGCAGCGGATATGA